A genomic stretch from Panthera uncia isolate 11264 chromosome E3, Puncia_PCG_1.0, whole genome shotgun sequence includes:
- the AHSP gene encoding alpha-hemoglobin-stabilizing protein: MALLQANKDLISKGMKEFNILLDQQVFPNPSIPEEAMVTIVDDWVNFYINYYRTQVVGEQQEQERALQELQQELNTLSAPFLAKYRAFLKSL, encoded by the exons ATGGCCCTTCTTCAAGCCAATAAGGATCTCATTTCCAAAGGAATGAAGGAATTTAATATTCTGCTGGATCAGCAG GTCTTTCCTAATCCTTCTATCCCTGAAGAAGCCATGGTGACTATAGTGGATGACTGGGTGAACTTCTACATCAACTATTACAGGACACAGGTGGTGGGGGAGCAGCAAGAGCAGGAAAGGGCTCTACAGGAACTTCAGCAAGAGCTAAAtactctgtctgcccctttcctggCCAAATATAGGGCCTTCCTGAAGTCCTTGTGA